The Longimicrobium sp. genomic sequence GGTCGATGGCCGGGGAGGCAACGGGATGGGATCGGGCAACTAGCTCCGCCCTCACGACATCGCCGTAGCTCCACCCGCGTGCAGGGACGCCAGGAGGTCGGCTGCCACCGTATCGGTTTTCGCGGACCGATGCGGTTCGGCAGGTCGTAACGACTGCGGTGCCACGCGTGCCCGCACCGCCTCCAGCGCCCTCTCCGCTCTGACCAGCACGTCGGCTTCTCCAACCTCGCCCGCCACGTCCATGGCCTGTTTCAGCGCTCCCTCCGACAGGTCCCACTCAGCCAGGGCGCTTGCGCCCAACGCCGCCTCCAGCATCGCGGGGGCGGCGGTCCGGGCAACGAAGGGAATTGCGGCGAGTTCCCACAGCTCCAGCCACGCGCGCCCAAATGCTTCGCGATGACCGATCTCGCCGGCTGCCCTCGCGAGGGCGCCCGCCACGCGAATCCGATCCTCCGGATCTTCGAAAAAGTCGAGGAGGTCCTTGAGTAGCGAGAACGCGCGGCGAGGATGGCCGCGCATGAGCCAGAGAGTGGCTACATCATGCGCCAGGGCAGGAAGGCGGTGGTGTCCCGTCTGGTAGATGCAGAACGCCTGCATCGCAAGTGGCTCAGCGCGGTCCAGGTCGCCGGCCCACATGTGCACGACGCAGAGATCGTGAAGGACTTCGCCCTGCCGTTCGCGCAGCCGGTGCTTTCTCGCGACTCGCAGTGCGTCGCGCAGCATGCGCAGCGACGCCGGGTAGTTGCCCTGCTTAAGGAAGAGGTTTCCCAGGCTGTTCAGCCCCATCGTCTGCGCTTCCCAGTCCCCGCTGGCGGCGGCCACCCGAACGCATCGGCGGATCCACTGCTCCGCTTCGCGCAGGCGGCCACGCTTGCGAAGAAGCCGCCCGACCGTCCATGCGTAGCGCGGGTGCTCGGGCCAGGCGAGCGCGGCGGCTTCGGCAAAGGCCAGCGCCGTGGACCATGCCTCGCGCGTGAGCGCCCAGTCGGTCACGCAGAGGCACGCACGCGCGATGGGCTCCGGCGTGGGATCGCCGGC encodes the following:
- a CDS encoding tetratricopeptide repeat protein, producing MKPNAARPGGHPRTAEFTGPLSIPGGEVAGAEIVRELGAEVSLAVWQTLRGVLMWAAETPEARPALFDAEAMRAWECEMLVASWEPELRYPLAVLVGELAGDPTPEPIARACLCVTDWALTREAWSTALAFAEAAALAWPEHPRYAWTVGRLLRKRGRLREAEQWIRRCVRVAAASGDWEAQTMGLNSLGNLFLKQGNYPASLRMLRDALRVARKHRLRERQGEVLHDLCVVHMWAGDLDRAEPLAMQAFCIYQTGHHRLPALAHDVATLWLMRGHPRRAFSLLKDLLDFFEDPEDRIRVAGALARAAGEIGHREAFGRAWLELWELAAIPFVARTAAPAMLEAALGASALAEWDLSEGALKQAMDVAGEVGEADVLVRAERALEAVRARVAPQSLRPAEPHRSAKTDTVAADLLASLHAGGATAMS